In Drosophila subpulchrella strain 33 F10 #4 breed RU33 chromosome 3R, RU_Dsub_v1.1 Primary Assembly, whole genome shotgun sequence, the following are encoded in one genomic region:
- the LOC119560150 gene encoding accessory gland protein Acp29AB-like: MFKLAFYRLCAFIVVTFFGSLADSQHYNLNSENQCSRSIHTALRPMDTYIKETNFQLSRIEGEQKVTQDNLQALKDGQQSHMTEVQTMMDALLLAVQIELENQSCQKTIPQDDFRAGFQAFQDKLESRLQEQTRIQHELNSNLLATQTQLIGQQKALQNSLNVIMKNNLEIAAMKSITKEELEASLKTFQKKIEGQLNSVLASSKELLDKIKGQSIEATNHKTLPTATVPKIPANFQQIGKRYFYIENTDPKTWHNAVQICRRKGGYLASIENEDELRSISKKVKPNIHYWLGIYYQSQQGLYVSIASQKQARFLKWNYEHKGNNFYCVCLFNGAMTNCDCSWLSLFICQLDNEV, encoded by the coding sequence atgtttaagctGGCTTTCTATCGCTTGTGCGCCTTTATCGTCGttactttttttggatcattGGCAGATTCTCAACACTATAATTTAAACTCTGAAAATCAGTGTAGCCGATCCATCCATACTGCACTTCGTCCGATGGACACTTATATTAAAGAAACAAACTTCCAGCTAAGCAGGATCGAAGGTGAGCAGAAGGTCACGCAGGACAATCTCCAGGCGCTAAAGGACGGACAGCAATCGCATATGACCGAAGTTCAAACAATGATGGACGCTCTACTTTTGGCTGTTCAGATTGAGCTGGAAAACCAATCCTGCCAGAAGACTATCCCTCAAGACGACTTCAGGGCGGGATTTCAGGCATTTCAGGACAAATTAGAAAGCCGACTCCAGGAACAGACACGCATTCAACACGAGCTAAATAGTAATCTTTTGGCGACGCAAACCCAACTGATAGGTCAGCAGAAGGCCCTCCAGAACTCTTTAAATGTTATCAtgaaaaataatttagaaaTAGCGGCCATGAAAAGCATCACGAAGGAAGAACTCGAGGCGAGTTTGAAAACGTTCCAGAAAAAAATTGAGGGTCAACTTAATTCGGTTCTGGCCAGTTCAAAGGAGCTTCTGGACAAAATCAAAGGGCAGTCCATTGAGGCAACCAATCACAAGACTCTTCCCACAGCCACAGTACCAAAAATCCCAGCCAATTTCCAGCAGATCGGCAAGAGATACTTCTATATCGAAAATACGGATCCCAAAACTTGGCATAATGCTGTACAAATATGTCGCAGAAAAGGCGGCTATTTAGCCTCAATCGAAAACGAAGATGAGCTAAGATCCATATCGAAAAAAGTCAAACCAAATATACACTACTGGCTTGGAATATACTATCAGAGCCAACAAGGCCTTTATGTGTCTATAGCTTCTCAAAAGCAAGCTAGATTTTTAAAATGGAATTATGAACACAAAGGGAACAATTTCTATTGCGTTTGTCTATTTAACGGAGCTATGACTAACTGTGACTGTTCATGGCTCTCATTGTTTATTTGTCAGTTAGACAATGaggtataa
- the LOC119558300 gene encoding uncharacterized protein LOC119558300 translates to MSQKHSQPDKVNKISVLRKMIGLQKKRPAAGDYVVPNNSVLNLQHKPGLYEPTPNAMEKATKCRYCENMAKNFLYLESLIRNNKDNDKGAKCSLCNSSLKYLEYVNRNIRQVFGNFDAIVQADRALAAKPATMPKYSVAPPPEKGDSRAKGGAIVSLQRSAKSLKTKTSPSKLKSKEKGIKSQKSSKSLKSHKSGKSLKSAKSTKSSKSHKSTLKLAKKGLAKPKSASPKSQISHGKMILKRKFRNKVASKLAGNKVIRSVSQYRSLASNRSKLSKGSSHKKLTKQRSNAPPTSINWQLLKKNLPKRPTLVK, encoded by the exons ATGTCTCAG AAACATTCGCAGCCTGACAAGGTAAACAAAATTTCGGTATTACGTAAAATGATAGGCCTTCAAAAAAAGCGACCAGCCGCCGGAGATTACGTAGTGCCCAATAATTCGGTTCTCAATCTGCAGCACAAGCCCGGTCTCTACGAACCCACACCAAACGCCATGGAGAAGGCAACCAAGTGTCGCTATTGCGAGAATATGGCCAAGAACTTCCTGTACTTGGAGAGTCTGATACGGAACAACAAGGATAATGACAAGGGTGCCAAGTGCAGCCTGTGCAACTCGTCGCTCAAGTACTTGGAGTATGTAAATCGCAATATTCGTCAGGTTTTCGGAAACTTCGATGCAATTGTCCAGGCGGATCGCGCCTTGGCAGCCAAGCCGGCCACGATGCCCAAATACTCGGTGGCTCCGCCTCCGGAAAAGGGGGATTCCCGCGCCAAGGGTGGTGCCATTGTCTCGCTTCAGAGGTCGGCCAAAAGCCTCAAGACCAAGACCTCTCCCTCAAAGCTTAAGTCGAAGGAGAAGGGCATCAAGAGCCAGAAGTCATCGAAGTCTCTCAAGTCGCACAAGTCCGGCAAGTCACTCAAGTCCGCCAAGTCCACGAAATCGTCGAAATCCCACAAGTCCACCCTCAAGCTGGCCAAGAAGGGTCTGGCCAAGCCGAAGAGCGCCAGTCCCAAGAGCCAAATCAGCCACGGCAAGATGATATTGAAGCGCAAGTTCCGAAACAAGGTGGCCAGCAAGTTGGCCGGCAATAAGGTGATTCGCAGTGTCAGTCAGTACCGCAGCTTGGCCTCCAACCGCTCCAAGCTCTCGAAGGGATCGAGCCACAAGAAGCTCACCAAGCAAAGATCCAACGCTCCGCCGACCAGCATCAACTGGCAACTGCTCAAGAAGAACCTTCCCAAACGACCCACTCTGGTGAAGTAG